A segment of the Microscilla marina ATCC 23134 genome:
GGATATCTCAAAGAGAAAGAGTTTTTAGAACTCAACGCTTTATGTCAGATTTTGCCAGGGCCTACCTCTACACAAACTATAGTAGCTCTAGGGTTCAAAATAGGAGGACCCAGTCTGGCTTATCTTACTTTGTTGATCTGGTCGTTACCTGCTATGATCATTATGACTGTATTGGGCATTACCATATCCTACTTTCATCACCAGAGTTTTTCTCTGGACTTTCTCCGGTTTGTCCAACCCTTAGCAGTAGGGCTGGTTTGTTATGCTGCCTATCGCATTACCCGCATGGTAGTCAATACCAAAACCGGGGTAGTGCTATTAATCGTATCAGCTGCTTGTGCTTATACATTCAAATCTCCATTTGTATTTCCTGTAGTAGTGGTAGTAGGGGGGATGGTTACCGCGCTTCGTAAGTTCAAGCACCAGCCCAAAGAACAACCCGAACCACTTAAAATTGAATGGGCAAATTTTTTACTGTACCTTGGAGTAATGCTCATTGTAGGTTTAGGTATTTTGGTAGTAGGTATTAATAATACTCCTTTATGGGTGAGACTGTTTGAAAACTTTTACCGTAACGGTAGCTTTATCTTTGGAGGTGGGCAAGTGCTTATTCCAGTGCTGTTTACTGAGTTTGTAGAGTTTAAAGCTT
Coding sequences within it:
- the chrA gene encoding chromate efflux transporter — encoded protein: MKRIRYYIFLRDVAWLSIAAFGGPQVHIALFIDMFVKKRGYLKEKEFLELNALCQILPGPTSTQTIVALGFKIGGPSLAYLTLLIWSLPAMIIMTVLGITISYFHHQSFSLDFLRFVQPLAVGLVCYAAYRITRMVVNTKTGVVLLIVSAACAYTFKSPFVFPVVVVVGGMVTALRKFKHQPKEQPEPLKIEWANFLLYLGVMLIVGLGILVVGINNTPLWVRLFENFYRNGSFIFGGGQVLIPVLFTEFVEFKAYLSEQEFLSGFGLAQCVPGPVFSFVSFIGALSMREAGAGVGGEIWGAFIAAAGIFLPGTFLIFFVIRFWEQLKKFRIVKASLEGIHAASSGLVIAAALLLLTPVVTGAHNYLNMTLVVAAFLILTFTKVKPPWIILCGLLAGFIF